AACAACCTGCTCCGTCGCGTGCGCGATTACGCCCAAGTCAGGCACGATGGCCGTGTGACCGCTGAAATCGCGGATCGCGCGCTGGCGATTCTGGAGATTGATGAAAACGGGCTCGACGAGATGGACAAGCGCATTTTGGAAGCCATCATCGTCAAATTCAGTGGCGGTCCGGTGGGCGTGAATTCACTGGCCGTGGCGGTCGGCGAGGAACCCGACACGCTGGAAGAAGTCTATGAGCCTTACCTCATCATGGAAGGCTACCTCAAACGCACTTCCCAAGGGCGCGTGGCGACCGAACTCAGCTACCAGAAGTTGGGCATCAAACCAGCAGCGGGCCGGCAGGAGGGTCTGTTGTGACGACTGGCGGGCTGGCTTGCTGACCGGCCGGGTAAAATGGGAGCGCCGGTCTGTGACCGGCTTCGACGCACCACCCGGCAAAGCCGACAACATGTCGGCGCTCCGATCGTTAGGATTGGGTGCCCCTTGATTCCCTCAACCCATTCCATGTCGCCTGCGGCCTTTGGCAAGCAGAAAGACTGGGCAACTTGAATATCGCCCGCACCAGCAGACAGGAATATTTGCCCTACTGAGCCGCCGGCACTGTGGGAGGATTGATGACGGGCGCAACGGGCGTTCCCATGTCTTGCGGGAGCGTTAAGTCGGTAGGTGGCAGCGGGGGCATATCTCCACTGATCACAGCGTCCCGAGTTTGATCACGGTTTAATTCCATCAATACCTTTTGCTCGTCAGCGGTCAGTTGCGGTGTGCCAGTCAATGGCGCTTGGCCAGGCAATGCCGATGGTCCCGCACCCACTACACCGCCGGATGACGAGAGCGCGCCTGTGCTCCGCAAAGGACGTCCGATGGAGGTTACGGATCCCGGAGCCACATTAGCCGCCGGAGCGGGCAGCGGCAACGGCAGCACGGGTTTTGCCCCTGGCACGGGCGCGCCCGGTGCCGCCGCCGCAGGGGCGGCTGCCGCCTTGGGCGCGTTCTTCTCAATATCCAAGGTCTGGAGGGTGCCGTTGTTGCTAATCTTAACGGTGCCGGCGGCGACATTGATTTCCAACACCTGCACACCCTCTTCTGCAGGCGCACCTTCGGCCAAAATGACGCTGACCTCCTTGGCGGGCTCCGGCGGACGGGCGGGACGAGGAATGCGCAACAACGCTGTTTTCCCCCCCATCAACGTGGTGATGCCGGCCAGCAGGACATTGGGCACCTGCGGCGGTGGGGCCGTGGGTGCCTGCGAGGGATCCGGCGGGGCCTTCAGGTTAAAAAGATTCCGGTTGGTGATGGTGTCGACATACGGGTTATCTGCCGTCAAGGCCGAGGCTGTCGAAACCGCAGCCAGCAGGGCGCCGGCGATACCAACCAGCCGGAAAACAGTTCGTTTCATAACATTGATAGTCCGATGAGCAGTTTAAACACCAACCAGCCGCCGATGTTTCGCGCCGCGAGAATTTCAACCTGATCCCAGAAACCAGCAAGAATTTTAACAACAAAAAAGGCCGCCCGAAGGCGGCCTTGGAATTTTGACCGACGCCCAATTACTTGCGACGGCGGAAGATCAACAGCCCCGCGAGGCCGAGACCGGCCAGAGCAAAAGTGGACGGCTCCGGAACAACGGTGGGGGAAACAGTAAAGGGTTGAAGTGTGCCCAGATTGTTCAGTGGGGTTGTGCCACCGTTTTGCACCAAGTCAACCTGAACCAAACTTGAGGCACCACGAGTTGTTGCGCTCGCGTAATCGGCCCCTCCCGTCCAAGCAACGACCATGATGGTGTATGTCCCAGCGGCACCAAAAACTGGTGAACCACCGTCAAATATTCCAGCACCATCAACAAGCGGCCCATGGCTTGGACCAGTTCCGGTCGTCCCGAAAAATGCGACAGGACTTCCATAGTATGTCGCACCGGACATGAAGGTTCCCAAGTCAGTTACGGTTCCCGCCATGTAGTAAAAGGAGGCGAAGTAATCGGCCCCAACATATTCGCCGGTTCCTTGAACCGTAACAGGCGATCCCAAACCAGCATTTTGGGAATAGTTATTAAAATTAAATGTTCCTTGACCATAGGTGGTCAACGCTGTCAACGCGGCTGCACAGGCTGTCGCAATTAGTGTTTTTTTCATTTTTTCTATGGGTTTGTTTTTGAATCCAAATTGTTTCACCTAAACAAATCAAGGGTTAAAACTCCTCACCCAGCTATATGGCGTAGCCGCATTGATGAAGAACCCCTGCCCGACATTCAGCGAGGGCACAGAAGGCGTCCATCCGGAACCAAAACCCACTTTGCCATAAGTTGTATACCCACCCACCCCATCTTCCTTCCAAACCAAAATCTGACTGCCCGTTGGGGGGATCAAATTGAGGTTCGTCACAGATCCAGCGTCAGCGATTGGATTTCCAATCATGCTAAAGCCCGCAGGAAGATTGTTTGTGAAGGACCCAATCATAACCTCACCGACAAATGTGTTAGTGTAAGGCGACCCACCAGTGGCAGACTTAATAAACACGGCTTCACCAGGGTTAAAAGTATTTGTAGAAGCCGTTGTCGGGGTCCATCCGTTACCAAACCCAACACGCCCAGCAGCCGGAGAAAATCCAGAGCCTGTCCACTTTGTTACAGACCAACCAACCGGCAACCCTTGAAGCAAGCCAGCATACGTATTATTTGTGGTGTTTAAAGGATTTGAAACCAGCGAATACTGCCCATTTCCTTGAAGAGGACGATTGACGTAACCGACAATGTTTAACGAGTAAACGTTGGACTGCGCAGATGAAACCCAGACCCCTCCAAGAAGGGCTGCTGCTGCGAGACATAGTGATTTTGTTCTCATGTTGTGTGTTTTTACTACCGTGTGTTGCGTCAATCTCGCAAGGAGAGCAAGACAGGTCAACGTTTTTTTAGAAGAATTTGCAACCGCCGCGATAGCCTCAACCAGTGTGCAAACTTGATCAACTCGCTCCGGTAAACCATTAAGAGCCTGCCAGCCAAAAAAGCAATTGAAAATTCACAAAATGCTTATGGATAGTAATTAGCATTAAAAATGAGATTAGACTAAGCCTCTAAAGCAAACCCGTCGAAAAAGCCGGTTCGTGTTTGCCAACCTCCGAGTCGTTTGGCAACAATGCCACCTTTCTGTTATGCGCCTGTTTTTCCCGCTATTGACGGCCATCGCTGTCGCCACTTTGTCAGGATGCTCAAGTCGCGAAGATTCATTTTCAGGCGCCTCTGAAGGATCACTAACCAACCAAACTACACTCCAATCACGCCTAACGACTTCGTCGCCTTTTGACCCTGATTTGCTGCTGCGAATCCAATTTGGAGGCACCACAAGAATCATAACCGATTCAAACACAAACTATTTTAAAAAATTATCACAATTGCCAGAAACGGAAATGCTCGGACGTCATGTTGCGGAGCTGATGGCCCGCCTGCCTGGGCGTCTCATTGTAGAAGACTCTCCTCATGCAACCGAGTCGGCTGCTCGGGCTGCCAAAGTGCTGGAGCCAGTTTTTGCGGAGTTGATGAAAAGAGGGTTTGTGCTTGAACTGCGCGGCACCAGCAACGGGGTAAATCGGATGATGCTCGCCGTCAAGGGGCCGTCCGCGACCGAACAAAGCTGGAGCCGTAGCTACGTCCAAGCGGCCAACTGTTGGTTCGCAAACGAGACAAATTTGGCTTCATCTTTGGAATGGCAACTGCAAGAGAACGGCAGGTCGATGAGAGTTTGGCAGACGAATGCCTGGCTAATGCTCGAAATCGCAGAAATGGCTCCAGTGCCTAGCATTCAAAAAGGCGATCTGCCGCGTCTGCCAAGCGAAGCAGTGCAAAGCAAAACAAATCCAGTGCTGTCCGTTGAAATGGCGCCATTCCTCTTGCCTCACTCAATCAGACGCGCCGAGTATGGCAACTTTGCCCGGTTCCATTTCCAAGTCGCAGCTACAGATCAGGGCTTTAAAGTTCAGGGAGCCATTCATTATGACCACGACCTTCCAGCGGCAGGTTCGACTTTAGTCGTTCCCACCAAGATCATTGGCAACCCGACGGTTAGTTTTACAGCAGTAAGATCCCCCGACCGTTGGGTTGCGCCCGGGAGCGGAATTAGAGATTTCTTACCTGTTCCGATCCCCCGGGAGATTTACTTTTGGGGAACGGCAGAAGCCCCTTTTTGCTTCTTTGCCGCAGGCCGCCTGGACCAGAAAGAGCTACAGATGCAATACGTCAGACGGCTGGCCCCCAAGCTTCAGGAATTGGCCAACCAAGCAGACGCGGGAAACGTGACGACCGCGCCTGACGGTCAGGAACTGTTTTGGCAGGGCATGCCGTTTGTGACCCCAAACGTGAAAGCGATTGTCCAAGATAACATTCATTACGCCGTTGCCGGTCTGGCGCCTCAAGCTGAATCAACGAATTCGTTTCCGAAGCCACTGCTGCAAAGAATCGAACAGCACCCAAATCTGGTTCTGTATGATTGGGAATTCACCAGCCCACGGCTAACAGGATGGTTGTATATTAGTCAATTGGCGCTCATGTTATCGCACAGCCAACAACTTTCGGAGTCGAGCCCGTCATTGAAGTGGATCCTCGCAGTCCAACATGCCCTTCCCGAAGGTGGGAATACGGTCACCGAAATTACTCAGACCGGGCCGCGCGAGCTCTCCTTCGAAAGGCGCGCTTCCTTGGGATTCACAAGCGCTGAGATCATCTGGCTCGCCAACTGGCTGGAGTCGTCAAATTTTCCGGCGGCAAATTTTGTGATGCCCACAAAGACAGGGTTGTGACCCACAAGATGGAAGCAAGAGCTTGGCGAGGGATGCTCATACAAGGGCCTTTTGGGCCTTGGAATAGTTTGCGTCAACGGGCTGATTTGTGCAGCCCTTCAAGCATGAGCACGGTGTATGGTTCGTCACGCGAACGCCTGCCAGTTTTGTCCTGTGAAAAGAACTTGAATTTGGCAGTCCCGGAGACATCGCTGTGCCAGACGTAATTCGTCCCTTTTCCCGTGTAGATGTCCGATCCACCGGGACCTTGAATCACCGTGGCAGCAAAGCCGGTTTGCAAAAAATTGAGCCACGAGAACGCAACCGTTCTTCCATCCACGGATGCCTTCGCTTGGATTTTTAATGGTGGCGCCCTGTCAAGCCTTGCAATTTTGGCAGGCTCCACGGGTGCCCTTCCATAACCACCATTTGAACGCCAACCGTCGGCATAATAGCTGGCGCTCTGGCGCAGATGCTGCCTTGCGTCCCACAAGTTGTAGCTAGGATGCGTGTCCAAAATGCGGGCAAGCTTCGCCGCCACCACAGCAGCAGCAGCGTTTTCGTTGTAATCATAGTTCATTCCATTTTTTTGCGGGGGAGCGGCATCAAAGAATTCAAGCCCCGGGCCATAGGTCATTTCATTGGAGTTCACTCCATACCCGACGGTAATTGCGGCGCCCAAGTATGCGGGGACCTCACGATTTGCCAAAGGCTGATCGGCCGTCAGCGGCTCGGCACAATGTGACATCACAACCGCAATCCCGGCAGCCACGGCCTTCTCCCATAACGCAGATTGCGAAGCATCAACAGAAGGGCCATTAAGCGGGACGAGGATGAGGCGATACCGATTGGAAATCGCATAATCCGCCATGGCGGAAAAATTGGGGAGTGCCGCGGCGTAAACCCCTCCATGTTCATAAAGGTCAACCCATTTCGCAGCGGGAGAATTGGTGCGACATGTTATGGCGCAAATCCAATTGGTTGCCTGCCGCTGAAATACATTCTGCATAGCCAAACTGGTAAACTCATGGCCGCCAGATTCTGCAAGCACCAGACAAGCAGGGATGCCGTTCTCTTGTAACCCCATCACCACGCGGGTCTGGAACGGCTCCAGCCGCGACTTGTCGCCCGCCTGGTTCTCGGACCAGTAGGTGAACGTTTGCGGCCCGTCCGCGTCGGTGGTCCAGACGAAGTTGGTGCCCGTGCCGCGGTAGACGATCTCACCGTTGCCGCGGGCAATGACGGTGGCGGCAAAGTCGCTCATGAGGAAGTTGCGCCAGGTGAAACGCACCTGCCGGGCGTTCCGGGAAATCGCTGCGCGGAACTCCAGCGGCGGTCCCGGCAGGAGTTTGTCCACGTGCACGGCGGGATCGGGCCGGCCAAAGCCATTGCGCTCGGTCCATCCCTTTGCCCAGCAGCTTCCGGTCTGACGCAGGTATTCCCGCGCATCCCAGATGTTGAACTCCGGGTGGGCATCGAGAATTTTGGCGAACTTTGCCGCGACCACCTGATTGGCCCAGCTTTGTTCGACGTTGTCCTGGAGATACCACGGCATGTAATCGAAAAACTCGAGCGTGGGGCCGTAGGTGTTTTCCGACTGGTTCACGCCGCCGGCGACCGCAACACAGGCCTGCAGTCCTGGCGGGTAATCGAGCCGCAGATGCGGCGTGTTGTTGCCGTGCGGGGCGAACGCCATCATGCCATTGTCCACCGCCGCCCCCCAGACTGGCGAGTTGGCTCCACCCGCGAAGTTCTGTATCACGATGCGATAGCCGAGATGATGTTCGCCGATGTAGTTGAACAAGGTCGGCAACGACGTTTTTTGTGGGTCCATGCCCAGCTTTTTCATCAAGTCCCACGACAAGTCACACGTCCAGCCCTTGGCGGGATCGTTCTCCGGATTGCCCACGAATTTCAGGAAATTGATCTTGGCCGCCTGGGGATGCGTGGGGCTGCCGTCCTTTTCGCGCAAGGGATCGCCCTGACCGATGACCAGCGCCTTGCGGAGGTTGTTCGTGTCGGCAGACCGCACCGGGAGCGCGAGGCACAAGCCGGACAGGAAAAAAGCCAAACGAAGCGACCACAGGCTATTGCGCGTCATGCCGGACGTATGTTTCACAGCTTACCTTTAGCTCAACGCGGACGGTGAAGCGAGCCTGCTCGCGGAAGAAGCCGGCGCCTCAGCCAGACTGCGAGACCAGAATCTTCAACGATTCCGGCGTGGGCCGCGCTGCAAGTTCCACCGCCGCGGCGGTTTGGGCGAGCGGGAAACGGTGGGTGATCAACGGGCGCACGTCCAGGCGACGGCCGAACACCAGCCGGGCGACCTGCTTTTGCAGGGTGAAATCCGCCGAGTAACTGCCGACCAAATCCACTTCGTCAACGCAGATACGGGCAAGGTCCACGGGCAGTTCGGCTCCGCGCTTGGTGTGGGCGAACAGGAGAATTTTCCCGCCGCCGCGCAGCTGTTCAAACGCCTGCTGCACCAGGGCATCCACGGGCACCGCGATCACGACGGCATCGAATGGGAGCGGCGGCCTGGCACGCAGGGAGCGGCGGGCCAGGCCGTCCCGGCCGGCGAGCGCGTCCGGCGGCAGGGCCCATTGCGCGCCGAACTGCCGGGCCAGTTGCAAACGGTTCTCCAGCAAATCCGTCGCCACCACCCGCACGCCCCGCAACGCCAGCAATCGCGTGAACATCAATCCAATCGGTCCCTGCCCAGCCACGTGCACCACATCGCCCGGCAGCAGGTTCAAGCGTTCGACGGCCTTGAGCACGGTGTTCACCGGCTCCAGCATGGCGCCCTCCTCGAAGGTGTTGCGAGCAGGAATCTTCACCACCCCCGGCAGCACGAAAGGCAGCACACGGACGTATTCCGCATAACCGCCACCCGCCGGCTCGAATCCCGCCGTGATGCCGGTGCGCTTGTAGGTGGCGCATTGGGCGAACGCCCGGTGCCGGCAGGCGTGGCAGTCGAGACAGGGCACATGATGGTGCAGGGCCACCCGCTCGCCGACGCGAAAACCGCGCACAAGCGCACCCACCTTGACGATGGTCCCGGCGGTTTCGTGGCCAAAGACGCGCGGTGGCGGCACGGTGCCGTAATGGATTTTTTTGATGTCCGTCGGGCACACTCCGCAGGTCGCCACACGCACCAGCAGGTCGTGCGCGCCGCTGCGCGGCACCGGCAGTTGCTCGAGTCGCAGTTCGTGCGGCCCGCGATAAACCACCGCCGCCATGGTCTTCGGAATGGTCACGGCGCATTTCTAATCGACTGTGCCGCGCGAAGAAAGGTCGGAAAACAACCCTCCGCCGGGCGACCCGCACCAAGCCGGCACCGGGCGCGAATTTCCCGCACGGAATTCATTGCCAGCCCGCCCGTGTGTGCCTAGTTTAGGCATAAGGATTTATCGGCATTGTCAGCC
This genomic stretch from Verrucomicrobiia bacterium harbors:
- a CDS encoding alcohol dehydrogenase catalytic domain-containing protein, translating into MTIPKTMAAVVYRGPHELRLEQLPVPRSGAHDLLVRVATCGVCPTDIKKIHYGTVPPPRVFGHETAGTIVKVGALVRGFRVGERVALHHHVPCLDCHACRHRAFAQCATYKRTGITAGFEPAGGGYAEYVRVLPFVLPGVVKIPARNTFEEGAMLEPVNTVLKAVERLNLLPGDVVHVAGQGPIGLMFTRLLALRGVRVVATDLLENRLQLARQFGAQWALPPDALAGRDGLARRSLRARPPLPFDAVVIAVPVDALVQQAFEQLRGGGKILLFAHTKRGAELPVDLARICVDEVDLVGSYSADFTLQKQVARLVFGRRLDVRPLITHRFPLAQTAAAVELAARPTPESLKILVSQSG
- a CDS encoding PEP-CTERM sorting domain-containing protein — encoded protein: MKQFGFKNKPIEKMKKTLIATACAAALTALTTYGQGTFNFNNYSQNAGLGSPVTVQGTGEYVGADYFASFYYMAGTVTDLGTFMSGATYYGSPVAFFGTTGTGPSHGPLVDGAGIFDGGSPVFGAAGTYTIMVVAWTGGADYASATTRGASSLVQVDLVQNGGTTPLNNLGTLQPFTVSPTVVPEPSTFALAGLGLAGLLIFRRRK